TCACGATGACCACCGCTGCTGCGGAAAAAGCAATGCCCAGGCTGAACAGCGCATGCGTAAAGCTGTAAGCAGCCCTTACAACACCCGCCACCAGACTGATGGACCCGAGTATCCCCAAAATACCGAAGCTCGGCACAAACAGCTCCAGAATGAGCATCACCAACCCCAGAATGAACAGCAGCAGCGTCTCCGCCCCGGCGAAGCCGGCCACATAGTTGCCGAAGAAGTAGAGGGCGAACGCCAGCGTACCGACAATTCCGGGCACCCCAAAGCCAGGCACCAGCAGCTCGATGAACACACCGGCGATACCCACGAAGAGCAGAATGGTCATGACCACCGGATGGGTCAGAAATTGCGACATTTTCTCCGCACCGGTATGCTCAATGCGAAAAATGTCGTCTGTCGAGTATCCCAGCCAGGTAATCGCCTCCTGCTCCGTTTCTGCAATCCGGTCAGCGTAACCGGCCTGAAGCGCTTCGTTGCTGCTCAGAGCGATAATCTCCCCCGCCTGCTTGTTCACACCCAGCTCCGGGCGGTTAACTACCAGATGAACATCCATCATGCCGGCAGCCACTTCAGGATCACGCCCGTTCAGCGAGGCGGCTCCGATCATTTTGGATTTCCAGTACGATACCATCTTGGCGTCTTCCACGGTCTTCCCGTTCATGTCCACCAGCGAAGCGGCCCCGATCATGCCGCCCGGCTTCATGATAATAGCCCCGGCGTTCAGCGCGATATAACTGCCTGCGGAAGCTGCGTTGCCTTTGATATAGGCTACCACCGGGATCTTACTGTCTCTGACCAGGGTACCGATGCTTTCGGCGGAATCCACCCGTCCTCCAGGTGTATCGATCTCCAGAACAATCAGAACCGCGCCGTAATTGGCCGCCTCCTGGAAGCCCCGTTCCAGAAAGCTCTGCAGACCCCGCTCGATCTCCTGATCCACTGGAATGATGAATACGGGTCCATGTTTGACTGCGGCTGACGAAGATGATGCCTCAGTAAAAGCTTTGGCGTCCAATAGTAATATGAATAGCAAAAAGATGGAATAAATAGCCCATGTGGTGAGTTTTCGAAATATGCGCAAAATATAATCCCTCCTTTCTCCCAAAGTTTAAATTTGCATATAACCCATTGTGCCTAGATTCTAGAATTACGCTTCAATGGGACTATGCAGTGCAACGCTACTCCTCAATATCCGCTATCTTAACAGATAAACCAAAAAGACAACACATAAGCTACGGCTTACGTCTTGTCTTTTAGTATTGCACAAATTGTCTAATTTGGCCTGTATTCCATAAGAATTAAGTGATTAGATTACAGCTTCCGTTTTTCATATAGAAAGTCCTATCACAGATGTCAGCAACTTTCTGATTATGTGTTACGATAATGATTGTTTTTCCTTGTTCGTTTAACATTCTAAACAGTTTTAGAATGTCATCTTCGGTTTCTTCATCCACAGACCCAGTTGGCTCATCAGCAATGATTACTTTGGGTTCCTGGACAATAGCTCTTGCT
This genomic interval from Paenibacillus sp. FSL H8-0332 contains the following:
- a CDS encoding NfeD family protein yields the protein MRIFRKLTTWAIYSIFLLFILLLDAKAFTEASSSSAAVKHGPVFIIPVDQEIERGLQSFLERGFQEAANYGAVLIVLEIDTPGGRVDSAESIGTLVRDSKIPVVAYIKGNAASAGSYIALNAGAIIMKPGGMIGAASLVDMNGKTVEDAKMVSYWKSKMIGAASLNGRDPEVAAGMMDVHLVVNRPELGVNKQAGEIIALSSNEALQAGYADRIAETEQEAITWLGYSTDDIFRIEHTGAEKMSQFLTHPVVMTILLFVGIAGVFIELLVPGFGVPGIVGTLAFALYFFGNYVAGFAGAETLLLFILGLVMLILELFVPSFGILGILGSISLVAGVVRAAYSFTHALFSLGIAFSAAAVVIVIVAVVFKERGIWNRFILQDSLTREKGFVPVPEKLRLIGASGMSVTPLRPAGTATIGGERIDVVTEGGFIEAQTAVSVVKVEGGRVVVKEAAK